The Pyrus communis chromosome 14, drPyrComm1.1, whole genome shotgun sequence sequence GCTTCTTATAGTTTGAAGaagttttatataaaatatggaAACATGTACAAGTAACCGGTTACAAACTTTTAAATCAAATATCGAACTAGAGGGACATTGAACTAACAATAAAGAGTACTAAACCGTGATTTATATACCGCTCAAAATGTCTCACTCGGTTTTCCAAGCATAGAGAAAATGGCAAAACCCTCCTATGTTTAATGAGCTCCCCTTGCCTTTTGGTGAGTTATATGGACTGTGCTGCAGGCTGCAACTGCTGCAGTTTCCATTTCTACTCGCATAATCGTAATTGATATTCGATGATTCCCAATCTACCCTCCCTGccttaaaaatgaaaaacccttGGCTTGTGCCTAAGCTACTAAACAACCAATCATGCACATCCCAAAAAATTTCAACTGGCATATCATTCAGCATCACAGTTTTATTCCCTCTAAACCTCCAATTCAAGTTCCTAATCCGAATTGCCACTGTCCCGTCTACGCTAATCCACATTTCAGGATCTTTGGGCCCGGACAACAATGTTTCAATCACAATGTCATGTTCTTTCCTCCCTTCCTCCAACATGGCTTTGGTGCAAAACAATCCTTTCCCGCACACATTTTCCTTCTTGTACATCAACCTAGCCTCTTCCGATGATGATCTTGATCTGGTCCGCTTATAAGCATCTTCCATTAAGTCCCCCAGCAGTAAAACCACCTCTTGTTTGGACATCAAGGCAACATAGTAATTCGAGCATGGCTCTGGGATGCAGGAGAATTTTGCCTGTCGAAAATCCCAATACACATCTACCCGTCTTCCATCTACTTCAAACGATTTGAGACCTTTCTTGCCCCAAAACTGAGTAGAGTTTAAGTCAATCTTACAAGTACAGCACTGATTTTGTTGACAAGGCTTTTCCACTGTGATGCAGAGGGAATGGCTAGTTAGGTTTTTACACCATGTCACTGTGACATTGCAGCACAATTCAGCTATTTTCGCTTGATAGACATAAGTCACAGCGCTCTGTGGAGCTGACTTATCTGTCTCCTTTTCCTTGCACACTTTCTCAGAAGATGGTGATTTTGGAATGGAAACGGGTGAGGCCTGAAGAATTTGATGAGACATTGTCACGAGGAAAAGAGATGCCTCATTATCTACTCCACCCGAATTTTGCAACACAATAAGCTCTCACTTTTTTTCAGAAGTTTGAGATCAACAAAAAAGACTCACATGCTATCTTGGATTACAGGGTCTATTGTAGCTGGTCAAAATTCTTGATACGATGGAACAAATGAAATATGAAGAACGAAGCCAAGATTTCAAATTCTGGAGACATCAAAATTGATATCGAGGACAAGAGGCTCGAAGAATAGGTTGAAATTTACCAAACGATGGTATCAATAGCGATGGGACTTCTCAGGGAGTTGAGATCTTAATAGCTGCTTTGAGGAAGAACATCATAGCTAGCTGAGGCTGTCAATGAGGTGTATGGATAGATTAACAGAATTATCTATTTTACTATAAATAGTGTCTCTTAACTTCCAGGCTGGTTCCATGGCTATCATTGGTACTAGAAGAATcgccttctttttcttccttacTAATTTTAGTATACACTAGTCATTGAGCCCGCGTGATGACGCGGGTAACAAAACTCTGTTAAACGTGtgaaatttattaaaatctgTTTACATCCATATCAAATCAAATgttcatcctttttttttctctttctgtt is a genomic window containing:
- the LOC137715614 gene encoding uncharacterized protein — its product is MSHQILQASPVSIPKSPSSEKVCKEKETDKSAPQSAVTYVYQAKIAELCCNVTVTWCKNLTSHSLCITVEKPCQQNQCCTCKIDLNSTQFWGKKGLKSFEVDGRRVDVYWDFRQAKFSCIPEPCSNYYVALMSKQEVVLLLGDLMEDAYKRTRSRSSSEEARLMYKKENVCGKGLFCTKAMLEEGRKEHDIVIETLLSGPKDPEMWISVDGTVAIRIRNLNWRFRGNKTVMLNDMPVEIFWDVHDWLFSSLGTSQGFFIFKAGRVDWESSNINYDYASRNGNCSSCSLQHSPYNSPKGKGSSLNIGGFCHFLYAWKTE